Within Xanthomonas theicola, the genomic segment GGCCGATTTTGCGCAGAACCAGTTCCTGCGCTTGTCCTCGCGGCTGCGCAACCTCGGCGACCTGTTCAACCCCAGCCGCGCCGGCATCTCCGAGGCGGTGATCCCGCCGACCTCGCGCTTCATCGGCAAGAGCGCGGCCGAGCTGCGCCTGCGCAAGCAGGCCGGGATCAGCCTGCTGGCGATCAACCGCGACAAGCAGGTGATCCGCGAGGACGTGCGCAAGGTGCACCTGCGTGCCGGCGACATGCTGGTGTTCCACAGCATCTGGCAGGACCTGGCCCAGGCCTCGGAAAGCCGCGACTTCGTGGTGGTCACCGACTATCCGAAGGGCGAGCACCGCCCGCACAAGTTCAAGATCGCGATGACCATCTTCGCCCTGACCATCCTGATCGCGCTGACCTCCAAGCTGCCGGTGGCGCTGACCCTGATGACCGGCGTGGCCGGCATGCTGCTGACCGGCGTACTGCGCATGGACGAGGCCTACGCCTCGATCAACTGGAAGACCATCTTCATGATGGCCGGGCTGATCCCGCTGGGCTGGGCGATGGACAGCAGCGGCGCAGCGGCCTGGGTCGCCGGCCACACCATCGCGCGGTTGCCCGAAGGCATGCCGGTCTGGGCGCTGGAGATCGCGCTGGCGCTGTTGACCACCGCGTTCTCGCTGGTGATCAGCCACGTCGGCGCGACCATCGTGATGGTGCCGATCGCGGTCAACCTGGCGCTGGCCGCCGGCGGCAATCCCACCGCGTTCGCGTTGATCGTGGCGCTGTCGGCGTCGAACAACCTGATGACCGCGTCCAATCCGGTGATCTCGATGATCACCGGCCCGGCCAACTACCAGCCGCGCGAACTGTGGCGCGTCGGCGCGCCGCTGTCGCTGATCTATACCGCGGTGGTGGTGCTGATGGTCAACCTGATGTCGCTGGACTGGTGGCGCGCGTTCTGACGCCGGTTTTCCCGGCGGTCGTACGGAGCGGCTCCAGGTGGCCTCGGGCCAACGGTCGCGACGAACGCAGCGATGGACTTTTCCGGCTTCGGATGCAACCGCGGCCGTTGCCCCCTCCAGGCACCATCGCCGGTGGCGGCGCACGAAGCGCATCGCGTTGGAAGAGGCGGTCTCAGGCCAGCAGCACCTGCCCCTCGCGCACCATCACCTGCACTGCGCGCAGCGTGTCGCCGCGGCACGGCCCGGACACACAGCCGCCCTGCTGCAGTTCGAAGGCGGCGCCATGCGCGGCGCACACTACATGGCCTTCGCGGCTCTTCAGAAATTGCCCAGGCGCCCAGTCGAGCCGGCGCCCGGCATGCGGGCATATGTTCAACCAGGCGCGCACCGCGTCGCCGTCGCGGTACAGCAGCAGCGATTCGCCGACGCCGCCCACCTGCGCCTCGACTTCGACGAGCGCGCCGGGCTCGATCTGGTCCAACTGCGCCAACACGGTGGAAACCTCGGACATGGAGGGCGGCAGGCGGAAAGGACCGTCATTGTCGCATGTCCGTACCGCGCCGGCGGCGACATGCAAGGCATTGATCGGAAAAGCGTCGATTCAAATATTAATGAAATTTTCACTCTGTCGGTTGGAACAGCGCCGATACTGCGCGGCACCGGTTCCAACTGACACAGACTTTTGCCATGCATGCACGCGTCTTCAATTTCGAGCATTTTCGCCACGTCTTCGCGCCGCGCAAGCCGCGTCACCCGCTGGTGAAGCTGGCGTTCGGCCTGCTCGGCCTGGCGATCCTGGCCGGGCTGGTGTTCGTCA encodes:
- a CDS encoding SLC13 family permease; translation: MDIALTLTTDMKLVLGLVGFTMAMFVFERIRADVVALVVLVVLGVTGLIAPEELFSGFSGNAVMSIIATTILGAGLERTGALNRLASWLLRRAHGVEERLMLLTTGIAGLNSSFMQNPSVMALYLPVASRLAARTGLTLQRLLLPIAAAIVMGGALTMVGNSPLILLNDLLQSANNNLPSGMATIEPLRMFAPLPIGVALLLASLVYFRVRGDRTLMEEEQLINDGVTPARTESYFARTYGIEGDVFELIVSADSPLVGMTLGEAETVHDAPLLLALKTGNDTRLAPPADMRIWVGSVLGVMGARQQVADFAQNQFLRLSSRLRNLGDLFNPSRAGISEAVIPPTSRFIGKSAAELRLRKQAGISLLAINRDKQVIREDVRKVHLRAGDMLVFHSIWQDLAQASESRDFVVVTDYPKGEHRPHKFKIAMTIFALTILIALTSKLPVALTLMTGVAGMLLTGVLRMDEAYASINWKTIFMMAGLIPLGWAMDSSGAAAWVAGHTIARLPEGMPVWALEIALALLTTAFSLVISHVGATIVMVPIAVNLALAAGGNPTAFALIVALSASNNLMTASNPVISMITGPANYQPRELWRVGAPLSLIYTAVVVLMVNLMSLDWWRAF
- a CDS encoding Rieske (2Fe-2S) protein; the protein is MSEVSTVLAQLDQIEPGALVEVEAQVGGVGESLLLYRDGDAVRAWLNICPHAGRRLDWAPGQFLKSREGHVVCAAHGAAFELQQGGCVSGPCRGDTLRAVQVMVREGQVLLA